The Apium graveolens cultivar Ventura chromosome 11, ASM990537v1, whole genome shotgun sequence genome has a window encoding:
- the LOC141698579 gene encoding uncharacterized protein LOC141698579, whose translation MAGIALLIELISKNKNPSFKTQALQSCRSISATLAASAAAASVASPLLSRSSFGFGRRVAYCDAGAALSEDALIAIQSPPGSIFEHDQYQCSSKEYYIKLKPLLSAFHWKTFTLVTLRAFLLHFLPLVEPRAAIDEDDDDDFLRNAADPQDVDLVVPFKKSIKQIIRETTVVTTRRILERLAVCYVSQRTAWKLIKDVSISATRKAGRDLPITVYIFRVSRTTFRGHFLGVTATWLVQVAIDIYRFLSSIFRTDEEADPINKVEQVQRLQKKVVTVTLKCGASLIFASIGAGIGATIMRPSLGQLIGCVLGDLAGPSIVSYLFDLAIRQVRTSP comes from the exons ATGGCGGGAATAGCTTTATTGATAGAATTAATAAGTAAAAATAAAAACCCAAGCTTTAAAACTCAAGCTTTGCAATCATGCCGATCTATCTCTGCTACTCTTGCTGCTTCTGCTGCCGCCGCTTCTGTCGCGTCTCCTTTGCTCTCGCGGTCTTCTTTCGG TTTCGGTAGAAGAGTTGCTTACTGTGATGCTGGTGCAGCATTATCTGAAGATGCTTTAATTGCCATACAGTCTCCACCTGGCAGTATCTTTGAGCACGATCAATATCAGTGCAGTAGTAAAGAGTACTACATAAAGCTTAAACCTTTGTTATCAGCTTTTCATTGGAAGACTTTTACTCTGGTTACACTGAGGGCATTCCTTTTGCACTTTTTACCTCTTGTGGAGCCTCGCGCAGCCATCGATGAGGATGACGATGACGACTTCTTACGAAATGCTGCTGACCCGCAAGATGTAGATTTGGTTGTTCCATTCAAGAAATCAATAAAGCAAATTATCCGCGAG ACAACCGTTGTAACCACTCGGCGGATTTTGGAACGACTTGCTGTTTGTTATGTTTCACAGCGGACTGCATGGAAACTTATTAAAG ATGTTTCCATATCAGCCACTCGCAAGGCTGGAAGAGACTTGCCTATTACAGTTTATATCTTCAGAGTTAGCAGGACTACCTTCAGAG GACATTTTCTGGGAGTTACTGCAACATGGCTTGTCCAAGTGGCCATCGATATATATCGTTTCTTATCTTCTATATTTAGGACTGATGAGGAGGCAGACCCGATTAATAAGGTAGAGCAAGTACAGCGCCTCCAGAAGAAGGTTGTTACTGTTACTTTAAAGTGCGGTGCATCACTTATTTTCGCCTCTATCGGGGCAGGAATAGGTGCAACAATCATGCGCCCCTCCCTCGGTCAATTGATAG GTTGTGTACTTGGAGATTTGGCAGGGCCGTCTATAGTGTCTTATCTTTTTGATTTAGCTATCCGTCAAGTCCGTACAAGTCCGTAA
- the LOC141696841 gene encoding uncharacterized protein LOC141696841: MAASDNTCFVEWKEQFESKERGNRVVHYYFKDVSGESILAVVGTERSVRHMFYVVSEEFLSAHGGENSDYAGYRWRSRREVVNWLTSMLSKQHRLGNFTKTPKVDPMPAAQQIHMPVCKGRNSRNLKVHTSGIVWSGESWACGKQLKHYPAFCRNGITIAIQSFVFVMAEEEDHHLAYLEDMYEDKKGQKKVKVRWFHHNEEVKGVVSIRNSHPKEVFITPYAQVISVECVDGPAIVVTREHYDKFLTVLPQDVIDRIHLCYRQFKSNRVKPFKLSKLCGYFDQPIFSFLEHEFLEDDDYKPRENVKVGTKRTRSCRGREVVSYKSLGQNVKYGQRKLIRSRYAVCPPLETPLYKANDRIELLCQDSGIRGCWFRCTILEVSQKKILVRYDDLKDEDGSGNLEEWVPAFRLAVPDKLGTRHEGRPIIRPALSHIESHLALVAGAPVDAWWSDGWWEGVLIGISNPEDGILQVFVPSENLFLNVHGKNLRASRDWVGNEWVDVEANGNIVSAISAAIISDAKLSAPSTIDEDKADDFPTSGHMQVNDAEAKIAKEEKLELNCSAPQDSCPENVKVELACPPLENKILEDVGNANKEEPLLKGKGKESDINLMKSCRGEEHADCTHDRTAETICDDDTDMLFDKGINENRIEHEGSEIAGMKCEPELTEVAA; encoded by the exons ATGGCTGCTAGTGATAACACTTGTTTCGTTGAGTGGAAAGAGCAATTTGAATCGAAAGAGAGGGGAAACCGTGTGGTGCATTATTACTTTAAAGATGTTTCTGGGGAATCTATTCTTGCTGTTGTTGGAACTGAGAGAAGTGTAAGGCATATGTTCTATGTTGTCTCTGAGGAGTTCTTGAGTGCCCATGGTGGTGAGAATTCAGATTATGCTGGTTACAGATGGAGATCAAGGAGAGAGGTTGTGAATTGGCTCACATCTATGCTATCGAAGCAGCATCGACTTGGCAATTTTACCA AAACACCAAAAGTTGATCCTATGCCGGCTGCTCAACAGATCCACATGCCAGTTTGTAAG GGCCGCAATTCAAGGAATCTGAAAGTACATACATCTGGAATTGTGTGGTCAGGTGAATCGTGGGCATGTGGAAAACAATTGAAACACTACCCAGCATTTTGCAGGAATGGGATCACAATTGCG ATACAATCGTTTGTCTTTGTCATGGCTGAAGAGGAGGACCACCACCTTGCATATCTTGAAGATATGTATGAAGACAAAAAGGGCCAGAAGAAGGTCAAAGTGAGATGGTTCCACCATAATGAAGAAGTCAAAGGTGTTGTATCTATACGAAATTCTCACCCCAAAGAAGTATTTATAACACCCTACGCTCAAGTCATCAGTGTGGAATGTGTTGATGGTCCTGCCATAGTTGTAACTCGTGAACATTATGATAAATTTTTAACTGTACTTCCCCAAGATGTGATTGATAGAATACATCTGTGCTACAGGCAATTCAAAAGTAACCGCGTGAAGCCTTTCAAATTGAGTAAATTATGTGGCTATTTTGATCAACCAATTTTTTCATTTCTGGAGCATGAATTTTTGGAAGATGATGATTATAAGCCACGAGAAAATGTCAAAGTGGGAACTAAGCGAACCAGAAGTTGTAGAGGGCGTGAAGTGGTGTCATATAAATCATTAGGCCAAAACGTGAAGTATGGTCAAAGGAAACTGATCCGTTCAAGGTATGCTGTATGCCCACCACTCGAAACTCCACTCTACAAGGCTAATGATAGGATAGAGCTACTCTGCCAAGATAGTGGAATTCGAGGGTGCTGGTTTAGGTGTACAATTTTGGAGGTCTCTCAAAAAAAGATACTAGTTCGATATGATGACTTGAAGGATGAAGATGGATCTGGGAATCTTGAG GAATGGGTCCCTGCATTCAGGCTAGCGGTGCCTGATAAACTTGGTACAAGGCATGAAGGGCGCCCAATAATAAGGCCCGCTCTTTCTCACATTGAGTCACATCTGGCTTTGGTAGCTGGAGCGCCCGTAGATGCGTGGTGGAGTGATGGTTGGTGGGAAGGAGTTTTAATTGGAATCAGCAACCCGGAAGATGGAATACTGCAAGTTTTTGTTCCAA GTGAAAATTTGTTTCTGAATGTACATGGAAAGAACTTGAGAGCTTCAAGAGATTGGGTGGGCAATGAGTGGGTTGATGTTGAAGCAAATGGCAACATTGTCTCAGCTATTTCTGCAGCAATTATTTCGGATGCAAAGCTTTCTGCACCCTCCACTATTGACGAGGACAAGGCAGATGATTTTCCAACTTCAGGTCATATGCAagtaaatgatgctgaagccaaAATTGCTAAAGAGGAGAAGCTTGAGTTAAATTGTTCGGCTCCTCAGGATAGCTGTCCAGAAAATGTGAAGGTCGAGTTAGCTTGTCCTCCACTTGAAAATAAAATTCTTGAAGATGTGGGCAATGCCAACAAGGAGGAACCACTGTTGAAAGGCAAGGGTAAGGAAAGTGATATTAACCTCATGAAAAGCTGTCGTGGGGAAGAGCATGCAGATTGTACTCATGATCGTACTGCTGAGACTATTTGTGATGATGACACTGACATGCTTTTTGACAAGGGCATCAATGAGAATAGAATAGAACATGAAGGATCTGAAATTGCTGGGATGAAATGCGAACCAGAATTAACGGAAGTTGCAGCATAA